The DNA region AGGCGATCGAGGCCTACCAGGCGGCGGCCGCGGCGGCCCCGGCGCTGCCCGACCCGCACGAGCGGACGGCGCTGCTCTACACCGCGAACGGCCGCTGCGACCTGGCGCTCGCGCCGCTCGCGCGCGCCATCGAGCTCGCCCCGCGCGCCACCCGCCTGCGCGTCGAGCTGGGCGAGTGCCAGGGCCGGCTGGGCAAGCACGCCGAGGCGGTGCGGACGCTCCGCGCCGCGCAGCGGGCCGACCCGGCGGCGGCGCAGGTGCTGTACCCGCTCGCCCGGGAGGTGCACCAGGCGGAGGGGGTGCGCGCCGCGCTGCCGCTCTACGAGCGGGCCGTGCGCGACGACCCGAAGAACGCGATGCCGCACTACTTCCTCGGGTACGCGTACAAGGAGCGCGGCCAGCGCGAGCGCGCGGTCCAGGCGTTCCGCGCGTTCCTGGCGCTGAAGCCGGACGCGCCGGAGCGCCGCGACATCGAGGCGGAGATCGAGGACCTGGGCGGCGCGCGCTGACCCGCGCCGCCCGGACGGGGCGGGCCCGCCCGCGACGCCGTCGTTGACAGCCGCGACGGTCCGCTCTAGGGATGCTCCGCAATGCGGAGTACCCCCGCCCGCTCCGGCCCCGCCGCCGACGCCCGCCGCGTCCGCGAGCTGCTGGTCCGCCTGTCGCGGCACGGCTCGCTCCGCGATCCCATCGGCGGCAGCGGCCACGGGCTCGATCTCTCCCCGGTGCAGGTGCACGCGCTGCTCTGGCTCGGCATGGGCGGCGCGCTCACCATGGGTGAGCTGGCGCGGCACGTGGCCGTGACCGAGAAGACCATCACCGGCGTGGTGGACCGGCTGGAGCGGGACGAGCTGGTGCAGCGGGCGCGGAGCCGCGACGACCGCCGGGTGGTGCGGGTCTCGCTCGCCGCGCGCGGCGAGGCGGCCTGGCGCGCGCTCGACGCGGAGATCTCGGCGCGGCTGGAGGGCCTGCTCGCGCTGCTCGAGCCGCGCGACCGGCGGGACCTGGTCCGCATCCTGGCGCGCCTCGACGAGCGGCTCCGGCCGGCGGCGGACGCCGCGCCCGGACCGGCGCGCGCGCGGGCGGCCCGCGGTGCCGGCGGAAGGCAACACGAACGGCGGGAGGACGCATGAACGCACTGATCACCGCGGCGCTGGCGCTGGCGCTGGCGCAGGCACCCGAGACCCCTTCGACGCCCACGTCCCCGCCCGCGCCCGAGGGCGCGCCGGCCGCCGCCCCCGGGCAGCCCGCGCCGGGCGCGCTGCCCGTGCTCACGCTCGACGACGCGCTCGCCACCGCCGCCGCGCAGAACCTGGATCTCAAGGCCGCGCAGGCGCGGCTGCGCCAGGCGGACGAGCTCTCCTGGAAGGCGTGGTCGGGCTACCTGCCGCAGGTCACCGCCAGCGGCACCTACACGCGCAA from Anaeromyxobacter dehalogenans 2CP-C includes:
- a CDS encoding MarR family winged helix-turn-helix transcriptional regulator; this translates as MRSTPARSGPAADARRVRELLVRLSRHGSLRDPIGGSGHGLDLSPVQVHALLWLGMGGALTMGELARHVAVTEKTITGVVDRLERDELVQRARSRDDRRVVRVSLAARGEAAWRALDAEISARLEGLLALLEPRDRRDLVRILARLDERLRPAADAAPGPARARAARGAGGRQHERREDA